A stretch of the Musa acuminata AAA Group cultivar baxijiao chromosome BXJ2-7, Cavendish_Baxijiao_AAA, whole genome shotgun sequence genome encodes the following:
- the LOC103991099 gene encoding protein SOSEKI 3-like isoform X2, producing the protein MKQTEGRMRRYGSQSSPERTRPRTEPPPPPPPPVPQQGRKVPVVYYLCKNRHLEHPHFIEVLLSSPRGLYLKDVIERLNALRGKRMAAMYSWSCKRGYKNGFVWHDLGEDDLVLPAHGNEYVLKGSELLDQSPPVRRHNEMSNPRLQIQNQRDSPVNSCKDHEEAASSSSSVAVVVKEAKTSPGLRSPASPHPPATTRPDELSPTTNRSSSSGDFSPETGCRTTPSSAMGSPNPAEHHVRRPAVVHDASTQTDEQGGRKACGIAGVSLGKESSETQNGMSPCPTEGPENVEASSNAAAACSCGRTSTLESLIRDEPSQRKDLRIVEDEVFIPSRAKLKAADMLVQLITCGSISVKDHYNFGIVPTYNPRFTTTMKSPSPTFPGSMMLGEIDCFSESQRVVGLRPAEQINLADTITESNQEEMEAESCKMPDSRKDEEEGTDSLQFKCLPRAIRIASCKQSKIETVRSPASGTRMLSWGFDIAKSSPLCSSKDGSKWITDTSSTKGSFTGFESFREDRKEKVIELNESLLLELGL; encoded by the exons ATGAAGCAGACGGAGGGGAGGATGAGAAGGTATGGATCGCAGAGCAGCCCAGAGAGAACCAGACCTAGGActgagccgccgccgccgccgccgccgccagtaCCGCAGCAAGGGAGGAAGGTCCCGGTGGTGTACTACCTCTGCAAGAATCGCCATCTGGAGCACCCTCACTTCATCGAGGTGCTGCTCTCCTCCCCTCGAGGGCTCTACCTCAAAG ACGTGATCGAGAGGCTCAATGCGCTGAGAGGAAAGCGGATGGCCGCCATGTATTCGTGGTCTTGTAAGAG GGGGTACAAGAACGGGTTCGTTTGGCACGACCTCGGGGAGGACGATCTCGTCCTCCCCGCCCATGGCAACGAGTACGTGCTCAAGGGTTCCGAGCTCCTGGATCAGTCTCCTCCAG TTCGGCGCCACAATGAAATGAGCAATCCGAGGTTGCAGATCCAGAATCAACGAGATTCCCCTGTGAATTCCTGTAAAGACCATGAAgaagctgcttcttcttcttcctccgtgGCGGTTGTGGTTAAGGAGGCGAAAACCTCTCCTGGATTGCGGTCGCCGGCTTCACCACATCCCCCTGCTACTACCCGACCGGATGAGCTATCGCCCACCACCAATCGGTCGAGCTCCTCCGGCGATTTCTCCCCGGAGACTGGCTGTAGAACCACCCCATCGTCGGCAATGGGCTCACCGAACCCTGCCGAGCACCACGTCCGCAGGCCCGCCGTAGTGCACGATGCCTCCACTCAAACCGACGAGCAAGGAGGGAGAAAAGCGTGTGGAATTGCCGGTGTCTCGTTGGGTAAGGAATCCAGCGAGACACAGAACGGAATGAGTCCATGTCCGACTGAGGGGCCTGAGAATGTCGAGGCGTCATctaatgctgctgctgcttgttCTTGCGGGAGGACGAGCACGCTGGAGTCGCTGATACGAGATGAACCAAGCCAGAGGAAGGACTTGCGGATCGTCGAGGACGAAGTTTTCATCCCGTCCAGGGCGAAGCTGAAGGCAGCCGACATGCTCGTGCAGCTGATCACATGCGGTTCGATCTCCGTGAAGGACCATTACAACTTCGGAATCGTTCCAACCTATAACCCAAGGTTCACCACCACCATGAAGTCTCCCTCGCCGACGTTTCCGGGTTCGATGATGCTGGGAGAAATCGACTGCTTCTCGGAAAGCCAGAGAGTGGTCGGACTGAGGCCGGCAGAGCAGATAAACCTCGCTGACACCATCACAGAGTCGAACCAGGAAGAAATGGAAGCAGA GAGCTGCAAGATGCCTGATTCAAGGAAGGATGAAGAAGAAGGAACGGATTCGTTGCAGTTCAAATGTCTCCCTCGAGCGATTAGAATCGCGTCCTGCAAGCAGTCCAAAATCGAGACGGTGAGGTCCCCTGCTTCAGGTACGAGGATGCTCTCATGGGGGTTCGACATCGCCAAGTCATCACCACTCTGCTCGTCCAAAGATGGAAGCAAATGGATCACCGATACTTCGTCGACAAAAGGATCCTTCACTGGTTTCGAATCTTTCAGAGAAGACAGGAAGGAGAAGGTGATCGAGCTTAATGAAA GCCTACTTCTGGAGCTCGGGTTGTAA
- the LOC103991099 gene encoding protein SOSEKI 3-like isoform X1 has product MKQTEGRMRRYGSQSSPERTRPRTEPPPPPPPPVPQQGRKVPVVYYLCKNRHLEHPHFIEVLLSSPRGLYLKDVIERLNALRGKRMAAMYSWSCKRGYKNGFVWHDLGEDDLVLPAHGNEYVLKGSELLDQSPPDAAFHGLVRRHNEMSNPRLQIQNQRDSPVNSCKDHEEAASSSSSVAVVVKEAKTSPGLRSPASPHPPATTRPDELSPTTNRSSSSGDFSPETGCRTTPSSAMGSPNPAEHHVRRPAVVHDASTQTDEQGGRKACGIAGVSLGKESSETQNGMSPCPTEGPENVEASSNAAAACSCGRTSTLESLIRDEPSQRKDLRIVEDEVFIPSRAKLKAADMLVQLITCGSISVKDHYNFGIVPTYNPRFTTTMKSPSPTFPGSMMLGEIDCFSESQRVVGLRPAEQINLADTITESNQEEMEAESCKMPDSRKDEEEGTDSLQFKCLPRAIRIASCKQSKIETVRSPASGTRMLSWGFDIAKSSPLCSSKDGSKWITDTSSTKGSFTGFESFREDRKEKVIELNESLLLELGL; this is encoded by the exons ATGAAGCAGACGGAGGGGAGGATGAGAAGGTATGGATCGCAGAGCAGCCCAGAGAGAACCAGACCTAGGActgagccgccgccgccgccgccgccgccagtaCCGCAGCAAGGGAGGAAGGTCCCGGTGGTGTACTACCTCTGCAAGAATCGCCATCTGGAGCACCCTCACTTCATCGAGGTGCTGCTCTCCTCCCCTCGAGGGCTCTACCTCAAAG ACGTGATCGAGAGGCTCAATGCGCTGAGAGGAAAGCGGATGGCCGCCATGTATTCGTGGTCTTGTAAGAG GGGGTACAAGAACGGGTTCGTTTGGCACGACCTCGGGGAGGACGATCTCGTCCTCCCCGCCCATGGCAACGAGTACGTGCTCAAGGGTTCCGAGCTCCTGGATCAGTCTCCTCCAG ATGCGGCATTCCATGGTTTAGTTCGGCGCCACAATGAAATGAGCAATCCGAGGTTGCAGATCCAGAATCAACGAGATTCCCCTGTGAATTCCTGTAAAGACCATGAAgaagctgcttcttcttcttcctccgtgGCGGTTGTGGTTAAGGAGGCGAAAACCTCTCCTGGATTGCGGTCGCCGGCTTCACCACATCCCCCTGCTACTACCCGACCGGATGAGCTATCGCCCACCACCAATCGGTCGAGCTCCTCCGGCGATTTCTCCCCGGAGACTGGCTGTAGAACCACCCCATCGTCGGCAATGGGCTCACCGAACCCTGCCGAGCACCACGTCCGCAGGCCCGCCGTAGTGCACGATGCCTCCACTCAAACCGACGAGCAAGGAGGGAGAAAAGCGTGTGGAATTGCCGGTGTCTCGTTGGGTAAGGAATCCAGCGAGACACAGAACGGAATGAGTCCATGTCCGACTGAGGGGCCTGAGAATGTCGAGGCGTCATctaatgctgctgctgcttgttCTTGCGGGAGGACGAGCACGCTGGAGTCGCTGATACGAGATGAACCAAGCCAGAGGAAGGACTTGCGGATCGTCGAGGACGAAGTTTTCATCCCGTCCAGGGCGAAGCTGAAGGCAGCCGACATGCTCGTGCAGCTGATCACATGCGGTTCGATCTCCGTGAAGGACCATTACAACTTCGGAATCGTTCCAACCTATAACCCAAGGTTCACCACCACCATGAAGTCTCCCTCGCCGACGTTTCCGGGTTCGATGATGCTGGGAGAAATCGACTGCTTCTCGGAAAGCCAGAGAGTGGTCGGACTGAGGCCGGCAGAGCAGATAAACCTCGCTGACACCATCACAGAGTCGAACCAGGAAGAAATGGAAGCAGA GAGCTGCAAGATGCCTGATTCAAGGAAGGATGAAGAAGAAGGAACGGATTCGTTGCAGTTCAAATGTCTCCCTCGAGCGATTAGAATCGCGTCCTGCAAGCAGTCCAAAATCGAGACGGTGAGGTCCCCTGCTTCAGGTACGAGGATGCTCTCATGGGGGTTCGACATCGCCAAGTCATCACCACTCTGCTCGTCCAAAGATGGAAGCAAATGGATCACCGATACTTCGTCGACAAAAGGATCCTTCACTGGTTTCGAATCTTTCAGAGAAGACAGGAAGGAGAAGGTGATCGAGCTTAATGAAA GCCTACTTCTGGAGCTCGGGTTGTAA